Below is a window of Cytobacillus firmus DNA.
CGACTTGGCTAAATCCCACCATAATCGTTTTTCCCATGGCATTACTTTTCAAATTCATATAGATATTTGTAATTTCAATAACAGTCGGAGGCCTTTTATCTCCAAACAAGCCACCCATGAATTTTTTGCTTTCAACAAAGCTGGTTTCTTTCACTGGAATGACATGAGGGGATCTCATATACAAGCCTTTGTTCACCAGCATTTTTTTTAGCTTTGTTTCATATTCATTAATTTCCATCAAACAATTGTTAAAGTATTCCTGGATATCAGACCGGACAGAAAGTGTTTTGGACAGTGTATAAAAATTGACAGCAAACATGGCAATATTGTAGAAGAAGTGCAGGGAAAAATTCTCCGAAAACAGTTGTGGAGCATTTTCTCTTACATCATCTTCAACTGTAAATCCATGGGGCACTGATAGCCCTTCATTTTCAAAAAAGCCCGTCAGTTTCTTTAAATGTGTTTCAGCCAGTTGAATACTATCCTGAAGCATAGACTGCAGTTCCCGATCTTCAATAACATTTAAAAAGTATGTGAAAATACAATTACACATGCTGCTGTTCATATAAGCCGACCATAATTGCGCTATTTCAGCTGCGGTTAATTCCGTGTTTTGATTTTCACTCATTTTGGCTTCACGTCCCTCTTTTTAATTTTATTATTTCCAAAGTGCTGAAATAAAAAATACATTTTTTTAAAAACAGGTGTTCTTGTTACATCATTCATATCGGACCCAAATATGGGACATCCTATTAATGGGAGGTGT
It encodes the following:
- a CDS encoding DUF3231 family protein translates to MSENQNTELTAAEIAQLWSAYMNSSMCNCIFTYFLNVIEDRELQSMLQDSIQLAETHLKKLTGFFENEGLSVPHGFTVEDDVRENAPQLFSENFSLHFFYNIAMFAVNFYTLSKTLSVRSDIQEYFNNCLMEINEYETKLKKMLVNKGLYMRSPHVIPVKETSFVESKKFMGGLFGDKRPPTVIEITNIYMNLKSNAMGKTIMVGFSQVAESKEVGQFMVRGRDIAAKHTKVFAGMLEESYLPVNMSWDMEVTDSTEPPFSDKLMMFMTTSLIALSTGLYATSAASCARKDISINFIRLSAEIANFAEDGANILIKNGWFEEPPHPADHDELANR